From the Motacilla alba alba isolate MOTALB_02 chromosome Z, Motacilla_alba_V1.0_pri, whole genome shotgun sequence genome, one window contains:
- the LOC119696050 gene encoding serine/threonine-protein kinase PAK 3-like, which translates to MEVATSCCIKVAFGVFPWPLRRGHWERPSWRGLRAADSTFRRPCICRALSGPCVPATLLTGNPFLSQLSTRSAIQGAAGPASPAAASSPPAAGTSSSSAAQQPETREEQGLKTLRSIVSLGEPMSRYTAFEELGRGGFGAVYKALDTSTGQQVAIKIMSLQEEMSEELAVSEILVMRDNRNPNIVTYLDSYLVDAELWLAMEFMDGGTLLDVLRAVYLEEGQIGAVCRECLQGLHFLHSRQVIHRDIKSGNVLVGMDGSVKLADFGLCAQLSPERSKRSSSVGTPSWMAPEVVRGEAYGPKVDIWSLGIMGLEMVEGEAPYQREARLRVFELIERNGPPKLQNPRHHSALLRDFLRCCLQADEDRRWSAQELLQHPFVTSGQPASSLAALIISAKQVQEDWRAEACA; encoded by the exons ATGGAAGTGGCCACGAGCTGCTGCATCAAAGTAGCCTTTGGGGTTTTCCCGTGGCCTTTGAGAAGGGGACATTGGGAACGCCCCAGCTGGAGAGGCCTGAGGGCGGCTGACAGCACCTTCCGAAGGCCTTGCATTTGCCGTGCGCTCTCCGGGCCCTGTGTGCCGGCCACCCTTCTGACGGGCAATCCTTTCTTGTCCCAGCTCAGCACACGCTCTGCAATTCAAGGTGCCGCCGGACCAGCAtcgcctgcagcagccagctcgCCCCCCGCTGCTGGCACTTCATCCAGCAGCGCAGCCCAGCAGCCCGAGACgagagaggagcagggcctgAAGACACTGA GGAGCATTGTGAGTCTGGGCGAGCCAATGAGCAGATACACGGCATTTGAAGAACTTGGACGAGG GGGCTTCGGAGCTGTCTATAAAGCCCTTGACACCAGCACCGGACAACAG GTGGCAATCAAGATAATGTCGCTTCAGGAGGAGATGTCCGAGGAGCTGGCTGTCAGTGAAATCCTGGTCATGAGGGACAACAGGAATCCCAATATTGTCACCTACTTAGACAG ctaCCTGGTCgatgcagagctctggctggcGATGGAGTTCATGGACGGCGGCACGTTGCTTGATGTGCTCAGGGCAGTGTACCTGGAGGAAGGACAGATAGGCGCTGTCTGTCGGGAG TGCCTGCAAGGACTGCATTTCCTTCATTCCCGCCAAGTCATCCACAGAGACATCAAAAGCGGCAACGTTCTTGTGGGCATGGATGGCTCTGTCAAGCTGG CGGACTTTGGCCTCTGcgctcagctcagccctgagcgCAGCAAGCGCAGCTCCAGCGTCGGCACTCCCAGCTGGATGGCACCGGAGGTGGTGAGAGGAGAAGCCTACGGCCCCAAAGTGGACATCTGGTCCCTGGGGATCATGGGGCTGGAAATGGTGGAAGGGGAAGCTCCTTACCAGAGGGAAGCCCGTCTCAGG GTGTTTGAGCTGATAGAAAGGAACGGGCCCCCAAAACTGCAGAACCCCAGGCACCACTCGGCTCTCCTGCGCGACTTTCTCcgctgctgcctgcaggcagaCGAGGACAGGCGCTGGTCTGCCCAGGAACTCCTGCAg CACCCGTTTGTGACCTCAGGCCAGcctgcctccagcctggctgctctgatCATCTCAGCCAAGCAAGTGCAGGAGGACTGGAGAGCAGAGGCCTGCGCCTGA